A genomic window from Babylonia areolata isolate BAREFJ2019XMU chromosome 9, ASM4173473v1, whole genome shotgun sequence includes:
- the LOC143285725 gene encoding epimerase family protein SDR39U1-like, whose translation MSVLIGGGSGFIGRHLTKVLTDHGMKVTVLSRAAGPNRITWSDLQRSGLPDGCTAVVSMTGENILNPMKRWNENFKKAVWSSRVDCTQTLANAICQATKPPKVFVSMSGVGYYKPDPSREYDENSPGGDFDYLSELCTAWEAAAKLPSTLNVRQVTVRSGVVLGRDGGMIQQIYYPFLFGLGGPISSGNQWFPWIHVDDLVGIIFHAISKDNVSGVLNGVAPEPATNADFTKAFASAMCRPAFFPIPSFVMNFVYGPERGKVILEGQKVIPKRTLESGYTFSFPDLSSACKNLSSGS comes from the exons GTGGTGGGTCAGGGTTTATTGGACGTCACCTGACCAAGGTTCTGACTGACCATGGGATGAAGGTCACTGTCTTGTCCAGAGCCGCTGGACCCAACAGAATTACCtgg TCGGATTTGCAGCGGTCAGGTCTGCCTGATGGGTGTACTGCTGTTGTCAGCATGACTGGAGAAAACATTCTGAACCCTATGAAAAG ATGGAATGAGAATTTCAAGAAAGCTGTGTGGTCCAGCAGAGTGGACTGCACACAAACTCTGGCCAACGCCATTTGTCAGGCAACCAAGCCCCCAAAAGTTTTCGTTTCTATGTCTGGCGTTG GTTATTACAAACCTGACCCTAGCAGAGAGTATGATGAGAACAGCCCGGGAGGAGACTTTGACTACCTGTCTGAGCTTTGCACAGCGTGGGAAGCTGCCGCTAAGCTGCCTTCCACCTTGAACGTTCGTCAAGTCACTGTTCGCAGCG gTGTGGTGCTGGGTCGTGACGGAGGCATGATCCAGCAGATCTACTACCCCTTCCTCTTCGGCCTGGGGGGACCCATCAGCTCAGGGAATCAGTGGTTTCCCTGGATCCACGTGGACGATCTTGTCGGCATCATCTTCCACGCCATCAGCAAGGACAACGTGTCAGGGGTGCTCAACGGTGTGGCACCCGAACCCGCCACCAACGCTGACTTCACCAAGGCCTTCGCCTCTGCCATGTGTCGTCCCGCCTTCTTCCCCATCCCCAGCTTCGTCATGAACTTTGTGTATGGCCCAGAAAGGGGAAAGGTCATTCTTGAGGGTCAGAAGGTCATTCCGAAGAGAACGCTGGAATCGGGCTACACGTTCTCCTTCCCAGACTTGTCTTCTGCTTGTAAGAACTTGTCATCAGGGAGTTAG